In Sphingomonas phyllosphaerae, one DNA window encodes the following:
- a CDS encoding pyridoxamine 5'-phosphate oxidase family protein: MAELTLDELSKKMAKLDFAMLTTHSGDGVTTARPMSNNGDVDYSGDSYFFSYGHSRKVADIRSKPQVCLSYTGATGMLGGPPLFVAVEGAAELIDDKAQFEAHWTKDLDRYFPEGIDTPDVVMIKVRADRIRYWDGGDEGELRA, from the coding sequence ATGGCCGAGCTGACGCTGGACGAGCTGTCGAAGAAGATGGCCAAACTCGACTTCGCGATGTTGACGACGCATTCGGGCGACGGCGTGACGACCGCCCGCCCGATGAGCAACAACGGCGATGTCGATTACAGCGGCGACAGCTACTTCTTCTCCTACGGGCATTCACGCAAGGTCGCGGACATCCGCAGCAAGCCGCAGGTCTGCCTCAGCTATACGGGCGCGACGGGAATGCTCGGCGGACCGCCGCTGTTCGTCGCGGTCGAGGGCGCGGCCGAACTGATCGACGACAAGGCGCAGTTCGAGGCGCACTGGACCAAGGATCTCGACCGCTATTTCCCCGAAGGCATCGACACGCCGGACGTGGTGATGATCAAGGTGCGCGCCGATCGCATCCGCTATTGGGACGGTGGCGACGAAGGTGAGCTGCGCGCTTGA
- a CDS encoding undecaprenyl-diphosphate phosphatase, translating to MIIDSSAPWLEAAILGLLQGLTEFLPVSSSAHLRIAGALLPSGTDPGAAFTAITQIGTEAAVLLYFRRDIWRIALAWLTAVGRRPASLSPDARLGWLIILGTLPIAVLGLLLKQQIEGNLRNLYITAAMLIGFGLVLGVADRIGARRLTLERLGWGHGLLLGFAQALALVPGVSRSGGTISAALLLGYTREAAARYSFLLAIPAVLASGFFELIDSWDKPNPIGGGPTLLATLIAFVVGYAVMVGFLRLLRTRSFLPFVIYRVAAGAAVLLMLANGVIAAR from the coding sequence ATGATCATTGATAGCAGTGCGCCATGGCTCGAGGCCGCGATCCTCGGGCTGTTGCAGGGGTTGACCGAGTTTCTGCCCGTGTCGTCCAGCGCCCATCTGCGGATCGCCGGCGCGCTGCTGCCATCGGGCACCGATCCCGGCGCGGCCTTCACGGCGATCACGCAGATCGGCACCGAAGCGGCGGTGTTGCTGTATTTCCGCCGCGATATCTGGCGCATTGCCCTGGCATGGCTGACCGCGGTCGGGAGGCGGCCCGCCTCCCTGTCGCCCGACGCACGGCTCGGCTGGCTCATCATCCTCGGCACGCTGCCGATCGCGGTTCTCGGCCTGCTGCTCAAGCAGCAGATCGAGGGCAATCTCCGCAATCTCTACATCACCGCGGCGATGCTGATCGGCTTCGGACTGGTCCTCGGCGTCGCCGATCGGATCGGCGCACGCCGGCTGACGCTCGAACGGCTTGGCTGGGGGCACGGCCTGCTGCTCGGCTTCGCACAGGCGCTGGCGCTCGTGCCGGGGGTCTCGCGCTCGGGTGGTACGATCAGCGCGGCGCTGTTGCTCGGCTACACGCGAGAGGCCGCGGCGCGCTATTCGTTCCTGCTGGCGATCCCGGCGGTGCTCGCATCGGGCTTCTTCGAACTGATCGACAGCTGGGACAAGCCGAACCCGATCGGTGGCGGGCCGACGCTGCTGGCCACGCTGATCGCCTTCGTGGTCGGTTATGCGGTGATGGTCGGCTTCCTGCGCCTGTTGCGCACCCGCAGTTTCCTGCCGTTCGTCATCTACCGGGTGGCGGCCGGGGCGGCGGTGTTGCTGATGCTCGCGAACGGCGTCATCGCCGCGCGGTAG
- a CDS encoding acyltransferase, with protein MIATAAASTDTTTPPKEHFVLLDGLRGVAAIMVVLFHLFEPFSGGNPQRQIVNHGYLAVDFFFTLSGFVIAYAYDGRWGRMGFGGFVLRRLVRLQPMVVLGSVLGAALFSMQASPAFPKVAGTSVAQVIGVMLLGFAMIPLPKSGDVRGWDEIYPLNGPQWSLFYEYIANLLYAAGLRKLSARAMAVLVAVAALALVHLLVFGPRGDLIGGWALDANGIRIGMTRVMFPFFAGVLMMRLGARLRVRHAFLVSSALLVIAVSLPRFGGTERLWLNGVYEAACVILVFPLIVAIGAGEKAADGRAIRIARLFGALSFPLYITHFPFIYLYTAWVTDRQPSATLGAVVAAGVLVAALTVATLSLIYYDQPVRRWLGSRLLRTRR; from the coding sequence ATGATCGCCACCGCTGCTGCCTCGACCGATACGACCACCCCGCCGAAGGAGCATTTCGTCCTGCTCGACGGGCTACGTGGCGTGGCGGCGATCATGGTGGTGCTGTTCCATCTCTTCGAGCCATTTTCCGGCGGCAATCCGCAGCGGCAGATCGTCAACCACGGCTATCTGGCGGTCGACTTCTTCTTCACGCTGTCGGGCTTCGTCATCGCTTACGCTTATGATGGCCGCTGGGGACGCATGGGCTTCGGCGGGTTCGTCCTGCGGCGGCTTGTGCGTCTGCAACCGATGGTCGTGCTGGGCAGCGTGCTTGGGGCCGCGCTCTTTTCGATGCAGGCGTCGCCGGCCTTCCCCAAGGTCGCGGGGACATCGGTTGCGCAGGTGATCGGCGTCATGCTGCTCGGCTTCGCGATGATCCCGCTTCCCAAGAGTGGCGACGTTCGCGGTTGGGACGAGATCTATCCGCTCAACGGGCCGCAATGGTCGCTCTTCTACGAATATATCGCGAACCTCCTGTACGCGGCCGGGCTGCGCAAGCTCTCCGCTCGCGCGATGGCGGTGCTGGTGGCGGTGGCGGCGCTGGCGCTGGTCCACCTGCTGGTGTTCGGCCCGCGCGGCGATCTGATCGGCGGCTGGGCGCTTGATGCCAATGGTATCCGGATCGGCATGACGCGGGTCATGTTCCCGTTCTTCGCCGGCGTGCTGATGATGCGGCTGGGCGCGCGGCTTCGGGTCCGGCACGCCTTCCTCGTCAGCAGCGCGTTGCTGGTCATCGCGGTCAGCCTGCCACGGTTCGGCGGCACCGAGCGGCTATGGCTCAACGGCGTTTACGAGGCCGCGTGCGTCATCCTCGTCTTTCCGTTGATCGTCGCGATCGGTGCGGGCGAGAAGGCGGCGGACGGTCGTGCGATCCGGATCGCGCGGCTGTTCGGCGCGCTCTCCTTCCCGCTCTACATCACGCATTTCCCGTTCATCTATCTGTACACGGCATGGGTGACCGACCGCCAGCCGAGCGCGACGCTCGGCGCGGTCGTCGCCGCGGGCGTGCTGGTCGCCGCGCTGACCGTCGCGACGCTCAGCTTGATCTACTACGATCAGCCGGTCCGGCGCTGGCTGGGATCACGGCTGCTACGCACCCGGCGCTGA
- a CDS encoding TonB-dependent siderophore receptor, which translates to MAYTLALGLTPFAAEAQQPPAQEDDDEIVVLGTRDTVDRALSSDRVTERMSQSSRSVERDILDAAGTYRLSDALELVSGFSQQNNRGGVIDNFAVRGFLGTPDGGAEYYLNGFLANRGMAPPRDPATTERIEVLKGPAGALFGDVDPGGRVNIVTKVPRFTPQANALLSYGSFDTRRVELDATGPLSDTLAARIVVAGEDSDGWRDTVTLRRRVVSPSLTWQPIETLRLTYTGEFSQFDTPFDRGIPAIDGDANALPRSNYYGEPANGITRSRNDQHQITGSAAVGGGWTINGGAVWRTGTLKGLSADQSRIVGSALWRQRRSRDFSVDDLSARLELAGRIGRHRISAGVKGYRFLYGERWMRINPSASAPYAIDLFDPVYGAEAAALRPFTNNDESRWAGTFYVQDMWDVTERLTLVGGARIDPYRQKIVNNNTGAVGRNIDEPVTFRVGARYRVTDAIAVHANWGENFALNTGTDRTGAGFGPEKGRGYEVGIAAKLPGVDLAATWFDIRKQDILTTDPVDANFLAPVGSIVSRGIEVDASARLGKRWQIVANFAWLDAEADDATFPTSAVLNVPEHSGTLLVVHRIPTGRGDWQLSGGAAYVGDRAGSLTATPIVLPAYAKLKAAIEAPLVEGVRVRLEADNLLDQRYAASSYSALWIYPGAPRTVRASLRLEL; encoded by the coding sequence GTGGCCTACACGCTCGCACTCGGGCTGACGCCCTTCGCCGCCGAGGCACAACAGCCGCCGGCGCAAGAGGATGACGACGAGATCGTCGTGCTGGGCACCCGCGACACGGTGGATCGCGCCTTGTCGTCGGACCGGGTCACCGAGCGCATGTCGCAATCGAGCCGCTCGGTCGAACGCGATATCCTCGACGCGGCCGGAACGTACCGGCTGAGCGACGCGCTCGAACTGGTCAGCGGCTTCAGCCAGCAGAACAACCGCGGCGGCGTCATCGACAATTTCGCGGTCCGTGGCTTCCTCGGCACGCCGGATGGCGGGGCGGAATATTATCTGAACGGCTTCCTCGCCAACCGCGGCATGGCGCCGCCGCGCGATCCCGCCACGACCGAACGGATCGAGGTACTCAAAGGACCGGCGGGCGCATTGTTCGGGGACGTCGATCCGGGTGGCCGGGTCAACATCGTGACCAAGGTTCCGCGCTTCACGCCGCAGGCGAATGCGCTGCTCAGCTACGGCTCGTTCGACACGCGCCGCGTCGAGCTGGATGCGACCGGGCCGTTGAGCGACACGCTGGCCGCGCGGATCGTGGTCGCCGGTGAAGACAGCGACGGCTGGCGCGACACCGTCACCCTGCGGCGCCGCGTGGTCTCCCCATCGCTGACCTGGCAGCCGATCGAGACACTCCGCCTGACGTATACCGGCGAGTTCAGCCAGTTCGACACGCCGTTCGATCGTGGCATTCCCGCGATCGATGGCGACGCCAACGCGCTGCCACGCTCGAACTATTATGGCGAGCCCGCGAACGGGATCACCCGGTCCCGCAACGACCAGCATCAGATCACCGGATCGGCCGCCGTGGGCGGAGGCTGGACGATCAATGGCGGTGCGGTGTGGCGGACCGGAACGCTGAAGGGGCTGTCCGCCGACCAGTCGCGGATCGTGGGAAGCGCGTTGTGGCGGCAGCGCCGGTCGCGCGACTTCAGTGTCGACGACCTCTCGGCGCGCCTGGAGCTGGCGGGCCGGATCGGACGGCACCGGATCAGCGCCGGCGTAAAGGGCTATCGCTTCCTTTACGGCGAACGATGGATGCGCATCAATCCATCGGCCAGCGCACCCTATGCGATCGACCTCTTCGATCCGGTCTATGGAGCGGAGGCCGCCGCCTTGCGGCCGTTTACCAACAACGACGAGAGCCGGTGGGCGGGCACCTTCTATGTGCAGGACATGTGGGACGTCACCGAGCGGCTGACGCTGGTCGGCGGCGCGCGGATCGATCCGTACCGACAGAAGATCGTCAACAACAACACCGGCGCGGTCGGCCGCAACATCGACGAGCCCGTGACCTTTCGCGTCGGGGCGCGCTACCGCGTGACGGACGCGATCGCGGTGCACGCCAATTGGGGCGAGAACTTCGCGCTGAACACCGGCACCGATCGGACCGGGGCCGGCTTCGGTCCGGAAAAGGGACGCGGTTACGAGGTGGGCATCGCAGCCAAGCTGCCCGGCGTCGATCTTGCCGCGACATGGTTCGACATCCGCAAGCAGGACATCCTGACCACCGATCCGGTCGATGCGAACTTCCTCGCGCCCGTCGGGAGCATCGTCAGCCGCGGGATCGAGGTCGACGCGTCGGCCCGGCTCGGCAAGCGCTGGCAGATCGTCGCCAATTTCGCGTGGCTCGATGCCGAGGCGGATGACGCGACGTTCCCGACGTCCGCCGTGCTGAACGTGCCCGAACATTCGGGCACGCTGCTGGTGGTGCACCGGATCCCGACCGGCCGCGGCGACTGGCAGCTCAGCGGCGGTGCCGCCTATGTCGGCGATCGCGCAGGATCGCTGACGGCGACACCGATTGTGCTGCCGGCCTATGCGAAGCTGAAAGCCGCCATCGAAGCACCGCTCGTCGAGGGCGTACGCGTCCGTCTCGAAGCCGACAACCTGCTCGATCAACGATATGCCGCCAGTTCATACAGCGCGCTGTGGATCTATCCCGGCGCGCCGCGGACGGTGCGCGCATCGCTGCGCCTGGAACTCTGA
- the uvsE gene encoding UV DNA damage repair endonuclease UvsE: MTDSDRPLRLGFPVKVMGRPDLKSQDTRRWQKNPHLKCSLELLDAVLDYLRSEKLDMYRLSSDIAPYATHPDMPQFHSMVSDSDAELRAFGAKARAYDIRLSFHPSQYVLLNSPDAALTKKSIWDLSSQAEMLDRMELDDEAVMITHVGGVYDDHEASRARWIEGWEQCPEHVRRRLVLENDDIRFSAADVLWIHERTGVRLIFDYQHMWCLNPERLDMRETLERFLATWPKGVRPKIHFSSPRTELREIKQKITPKARAAAKVGTAKVRKGEMLKAPVKAGARIKTVLRPPIWTGHADFTNPFEFATFMRMAEGLVFDVMLEGKSKDLSLLRLRPDLLRFAPDVAARFGITDEDAATLAADEARLERGVGAEATRDVDEGEPIGATEIDGDQAERA, encoded by the coding sequence ATGACCGATTCCGATCGTCCGCTTCGTCTCGGGTTTCCCGTCAAGGTGATGGGCCGCCCCGATCTCAAGAGCCAGGACACGCGGCGCTGGCAGAAGAACCCGCATCTGAAATGCTCGCTCGAACTGCTGGACGCGGTGCTCGATTATCTCAGGTCCGAGAAACTCGACATGTACCGGCTGTCGTCGGACATCGCGCCCTACGCCACGCATCCCGATATGCCGCAATTCCACTCGATGGTGTCGGACAGCGATGCGGAGCTGCGCGCCTTCGGAGCGAAGGCCAGAGCGTACGATATCCGCCTGTCGTTCCATCCGTCGCAATATGTCCTGCTCAACTCGCCCGACGCCGCGCTGACGAAGAAGAGCATCTGGGACCTGTCGAGCCAGGCCGAGATGCTCGACCGCATGGAGCTGGACGACGAAGCCGTGATGATCACGCATGTCGGCGGCGTGTACGACGACCATGAGGCGAGCCGCGCGCGCTGGATCGAGGGGTGGGAGCAATGCCCCGAGCACGTCCGGCGACGGCTGGTGCTCGAAAACGACGACATCCGCTTCTCGGCCGCCGACGTGTTGTGGATACACGAGCGCACCGGCGTGCGTCTGATCTTTGATTACCAGCACATGTGGTGCCTCAACCCCGAACGGCTGGACATGCGCGAGACGCTGGAGCGCTTCCTCGCCACCTGGCCGAAGGGTGTGCGACCGAAGATCCACTTTTCCTCACCGCGCACGGAACTGCGGGAGATCAAGCAGAAGATCACGCCGAAGGCGCGTGCGGCGGCGAAGGTGGGAACGGCCAAGGTGAGGAAGGGCGAAATGCTCAAGGCGCCGGTCAAGGCCGGCGCGCGCATCAAGACGGTGCTGCGGCCGCCGATCTGGACCGGACACGCCGACTTCACCAACCCCTTCGAATTCGCGACGTTCATGCGGATGGCGGAGGGGCTGGTGTTCGACGTGATGCTGGAGGGCAAGTCGAAGGATCTCAGCCTGCTGCGGCTGCGCCCGGACCTGTTGCGCTTCGCCCCCGATGTCGCGGCGCGCTTCGGGATCACCGATGAGGATGCCGCGACCCTAGCCGCCGACGAGGCACGGCTGGAGCGCGGCGTCGGGGCCGAGGCGACGCGCGACGTCGACGAGGGCGAACCGATCGGGGCGACGGAGATTGATGGCGATCAAGCAGAAAGGGCATGA
- a CDS encoding glycosyltransferase, with amino-acid sequence MSDATGPGDAPPAMAICVPARNEAARLPRLFDALERLAVPARTTVHVCVLLDTCTDGSAAVASAYAGRARHQVHVASVEGAAANAGIARHAAMTLGIAALSDADDVLLSTDADSWPATDWLPATLAALAAADVVAGDVRRRAGVPDRAQDRIEQYYTRLHALRRRVDPLTWETCATHHHASGANMAMHVATYKAVGGFAPVASGEDARLLDDASRAGLRVRRDAASVVHTSARRHGRAVGGLATALQMLDRTGCESVRVTDPDDQLWQYRHHALARRAFAASELSSLVPALRLSLDHLRGVARDCPNAEAFAMRVVPEAPAGMRQVPLAVAEHTLAALIDGTMPAQAA; translated from the coding sequence TTGAGCGACGCGACGGGACCGGGCGACGCTCCGCCCGCGATGGCGATCTGCGTTCCGGCCCGTAACGAGGCGGCGCGACTGCCGCGCCTGTTCGACGCGTTGGAGCGGCTCGCCGTCCCTGCCCGCACGACCGTGCACGTCTGCGTACTGCTCGATACGTGTACCGACGGCAGCGCCGCGGTAGCGAGCGCCTATGCCGGGCGCGCCCGCCATCAGGTGCATGTCGCCAGCGTCGAGGGGGCGGCCGCCAATGCCGGGATCGCGCGCCACGCCGCGATGACGCTCGGCATCGCAGCCTTGTCGGACGCCGATGATGTCCTGCTCAGCACCGATGCCGATAGCTGGCCCGCCACCGACTGGCTGCCCGCGACGCTCGCTGCCCTCGCTGCGGCCGATGTGGTTGCCGGTGACGTTCGCCGCCGCGCCGGTGTTCCCGATCGCGCGCAAGATCGCATCGAACAATATTACACACGCCTCCATGCGCTGCGCCGCCGGGTCGACCCACTGACATGGGAGACGTGCGCGACGCATCATCACGCCAGCGGCGCCAATATGGCGATGCACGTGGCCACCTATAAGGCCGTGGGCGGGTTCGCTCCCGTGGCGAGCGGCGAGGATGCGCGGCTGCTCGACGATGCGTCACGCGCCGGCTTGCGGGTTCGCCGCGACGCGGCCAGCGTCGTGCACACATCGGCGCGGCGACACGGCCGCGCCGTCGGCGGGCTGGCGACCGCGCTCCAGATGCTCGATCGCACGGGATGCGAGAGCGTGCGCGTCACCGATCCGGACGACCAACTCTGGCAATATCGCCACCATGCGCTCGCCCGGCGCGCGTTTGCGGCGTCCGAGCTGTCGTCGCTCGTCCCGGCGCTTCGCTTGAGTCTCGACCATCTGCGTGGGGTCGCGCGCGACTGCCCGAACGCGGAGGCGTTCGCGATGCGGGTGGTTCCCGAGGCGCCTGCGGGAATGCGGCAGGTGCCGCTCGCCGTTGCCGAGCACACGCTCGCCGCGCTGATCGACGGTACGATGCCGGCGCAGGCAGCATGA
- a CDS encoding M14 family metallopeptidase: protein MLLIATGGPLGAQDPAPLPPTLPWSGKSEALIASAGDPWITPAEASGFRTTPPYAEVRAWLERLDRASALITISTFGRTAEGRDMIYVRASKGGSGKPVVLVQGGIHAGEIDGKDAGLMLLRDIALRGKERLLDKVDLVFVPIYNVDGHEARSPYNFPHLRGPVEKGRGVNARNIDLNRDYAKLDAPESRAMIGLIRSLDPILYVDCHVSEGFDMQYDITFTYAGWGRYARHRATADWLQDRFGPAVSTALTGAGHMPIIYPSPIDTRHPEKGIRYSPEGPRYSTGYGDFIGMPTVLVENHMLKPYRQRVLGTYVLLEAALRIAARDAARIAAAKTQDRASRPAELLTRWTPAPTPIGWIERFRGVAFDRYVSPASGREEQRWLGKPITFRMPIIGQTPIESVRLPEAWWVPPAQTAVIERLRLHGITFETIAAPRTLTLDQMRLIDPKLLQPHDGRYPIAAGIAHERAERELPAGSIRVPADQPLGLLAASLLEPESQDSFLAWGFFPEMLAPAPNTDAFILAVVGEHVLATEPEVKAAFEAKLAGDPAFVGDPDARLRWLYAKAGPGHPYPLRYPILRELE, encoded by the coding sequence TTGCTCCTGATCGCCACCGGCGGTCCGCTTGGCGCGCAAGATCCGGCGCCCTTGCCGCCGACATTGCCCTGGTCCGGCAAGAGCGAGGCGCTGATCGCGAGCGCCGGCGATCCGTGGATCACGCCGGCGGAGGCGTCGGGCTTCCGCACGACGCCACCTTATGCCGAGGTCCGCGCATGGCTGGAGCGGCTCGATCGTGCATCGGCGCTCATCACCATCAGCACCTTCGGCCGCACCGCCGAGGGTCGCGACATGATCTATGTCCGCGCCAGCAAGGGAGGCAGCGGCAAGCCCGTCGTGCTCGTACAGGGCGGCATCCATGCCGGCGAGATCGACGGCAAGGACGCGGGACTGATGCTGCTGCGCGATATCGCGCTGCGCGGGAAAGAGCGCCTGCTCGACAAGGTCGATCTGGTGTTCGTCCCGATCTACAATGTCGACGGGCACGAGGCGCGGAGCCCCTATAACTTCCCGCACCTTCGCGGACCCGTCGAGAAGGGGCGCGGCGTCAATGCGCGCAATATCGACCTCAACCGCGACTATGCGAAACTGGATGCGCCGGAGTCGCGGGCGATGATCGGGCTGATCCGGTCGCTGGATCCGATCCTCTATGTCGACTGTCATGTCAGCGAAGGCTTCGACATGCAGTATGACATCACCTTCACCTATGCGGGCTGGGGCCGATATGCGCGCCATCGTGCCACCGCGGACTGGTTGCAGGATCGCTTCGGCCCCGCGGTCTCGACCGCGCTCACCGGGGCCGGGCATATGCCGATCATCTATCCCAGCCCGATCGACACCCGGCATCCCGAAAAGGGGATACGCTACAGCCCGGAGGGCCCGCGTTACTCCACCGGCTACGGCGACTTCATCGGCATGCCGACCGTGCTGGTCGAGAACCACATGCTCAAACCCTACCGGCAGCGCGTGCTGGGCACCTATGTCCTGCTCGAGGCGGCGTTGAGGATCGCGGCGCGCGACGCCGCGCGCATCGCGGCGGCCAAGACGCAGGATCGCGCAAGCCGTCCCGCCGAGTTGCTCACCCGCTGGACCCCGGCGCCGACCCCGATCGGCTGGATCGAGCGCTTCCGGGGCGTCGCATTCGATCGCTATGTCTCGCCCGCCTCGGGACGGGAGGAGCAACGCTGGCTGGGCAAGCCGATCACCTTCCGGATGCCGATCATCGGACAGACCCCGATCGAAAGCGTGCGGCTGCCCGAGGCATGGTGGGTGCCGCCTGCGCAGACGGCGGTGATCGAGCGCCTCCGCCTGCACGGGATCACTTTCGAAACGATCGCAGCACCTCGCACGCTGACCCTCGACCAGATGCGGCTGATCGATCCGAAGCTGCTGCAACCGCATGACGGACGCTATCCGATCGCCGCCGGAATCGCGCACGAGCGGGCGGAACGGGAACTGCCCGCCGGTAGCATCCGGGTGCCCGCCGATCAGCCGCTCGGATTGCTCGCCGCGTCGCTGCTGGAGCCGGAAAGCCAGGATTCGTTTCTGGCATGGGGCTTCTTTCCCGAAATGCTGGCGCCGGCCCCGAACACCGATGCCTTCATCCTCGCGGTGGTGGGGGAGCATGTCCTGGCCACCGAGCCCGAGGTGAAGGCCGCATTCGAGGCGAAGCTCGCCGGCGACCCGGCCTTCGTGGGCGATCCCGATGCCCGCCTGCGCTGGCTCTATGCGAAGGCGGGGCCGGGCCACCCGTATCCGCTGCGTTACCCGATCCTGCGCGAACTGGAGTGA
- a CDS encoding endonuclease/exonuclease/phosphatase family protein yields MRRLIALAAVLASAACTTLPPVRHEHGPLPAAPRPPIAVDHAEGRASTTIDVLSFNVEGLAWPARRGRAPSLARIGRILATLNARGAAPDVILIQEMFSPAAVRALSRAGYRYRVRGPTRTQRRTLPASGRVPGPRRWGKGETGFHLVGSGLAILSRYPIVAESSQPFGSRHCAGFDCLSNKGALHARIQVPGVPTAIDLFDTHLNAQAESRVPAQRHGAAQALQRADLARFLAATGTDRVPAIVGGDFNMAGTPDRLAKLEEALAAYTMVHRFCAASATPCEVRLSWDGDAPWVDTEDLQLFRSTQDVSVTPVRIEAMFDGTAGQPQLSDHDGLRVTYRLEWNVD; encoded by the coding sequence ATGCGTCGTTTGATCGCGTTGGCGGCCGTCCTGGCGAGTGCCGCCTGCACGACCCTGCCACCCGTCCGGCACGAGCATGGCCCGCTGCCCGCCGCTCCGCGCCCGCCGATCGCGGTGGACCATGCGGAGGGGCGCGCGAGCACGACGATCGACGTGCTGAGCTTCAACGTCGAGGGGCTCGCCTGGCCCGCGCGGCGGGGCAGGGCGCCGTCGCTGGCGAGGATCGGTCGGATCCTCGCGACGCTCAACGCCCGCGGCGCGGCACCGGACGTGATCCTGATCCAGGAGATGTTCAGCCCGGCCGCCGTCCGCGCGCTGTCGCGGGCGGGCTATCGCTATCGTGTCCGGGGGCCGACGCGCACGCAGCGGCGGACGCTGCCCGCCTCCGGCCGCGTGCCCGGCCCGCGGCGCTGGGGCAAGGGCGAGACCGGCTTCCATCTCGTCGGATCGGGACTGGCGATCCTCAGCCGCTATCCGATCGTGGCGGAAAGCTCGCAGCCGTTCGGCAGCAGGCATTGTGCCGGCTTCGACTGCCTGAGCAACAAGGGCGCGCTGCACGCGCGCATCCAGGTGCCGGGGGTGCCGACCGCCATCGACCTGTTCGACACGCATCTCAACGCACAGGCCGAATCGCGCGTGCCGGCGCAACGGCATGGCGCGGCGCAGGCCTTGCAGCGCGCCGATCTCGCTCGCTTCCTCGCAGCGACGGGCACGGATCGGGTGCCGGCGATCGTTGGTGGCGATTTCAACATGGCGGGAACGCCCGACCGTCTGGCGAAGCTGGAGGAAGCGCTGGCGGCATATACGATGGTGCATCGCTTCTGCGCGGCCTCCGCGACGCCGTGCGAGGTGCGATTGTCGTGGGACGGCGACGCGCCATGGGTCGATACCGAGGATCTCCAGCTCTTTCGCTCCACACAGGACGTCAGTGTCACGCCGGTGAGG
- a CDS encoding PEPxxWA-CTERM sorting domain-containing protein yields the protein MKMMKVLLAASALLAVSPASAAPIIGSFSLASFSGSYTGGTAANATGLDFGDAFGGTGNGYGVNGSALIGNAKGSFAGLNGMIASIADLALIGNVANPYTQNPFIQFGTASNIIFSFDNASVTRSPLGTSVTITGTGLFTNGIAADATVGTFSLATSSQNGMSSDVNFTFTSNASAGAVPEPGTWAMMLAGFAMVGAAVRRRRSTATAFA from the coding sequence ATGAAGATGATGAAAGTGCTCCTCGCGGCTTCTGCTTTGCTCGCTGTGTCGCCGGCCTCGGCCGCTCCGATCATCGGCTCGTTCAGCCTTGCGTCGTTTTCGGGCAGCTACACCGGCGGCACCGCGGCGAACGCGACCGGCCTCGACTTCGGCGACGCGTTCGGCGGCACCGGCAACGGCTACGGCGTCAACGGCAGCGCGCTGATCGGCAACGCGAAGGGCAGCTTCGCCGGCCTGAACGGCATGATCGCCAGCATCGCCGATCTCGCCCTGATCGGCAATGTCGCCAATCCGTACACGCAGAACCCGTTCATCCAGTTCGGCACCGCCAGCAACATCATCTTCAGCTTCGACAATGCCTCGGTGACGCGCTCGCCGCTGGGGACGAGCGTGACGATCACCGGCACGGGGCTGTTCACCAATGGGATCGCGGCGGACGCGACCGTCGGCACCTTCTCGCTGGCGACGTCGTCGCAGAACGGCATGTCGAGCGACGTCAACTTCACCTTCACCAGCAACGCGTCGGCCGGGGCGGTTCCCGAGCCGGGCACCTGGGCGATGATGCTCGCCGGCTTCGCCATGGTGGGCGCCGCCGTGCGCCGGCGTCGCAGCACGGCGACCGCCTTCGCCTGA